The Proteiniphilum propionicum genome contains the following window.
ATTTACACTCCTCATTCCTGTTCTTTTCGTAATGGAATATCTCCTAAGTTAAGCATCTCTGGCAATGAAGTCAGACAGGTTTCAATCGAACTGGTTTAGGCCTTATTTCAGTTATTTGTCCCTGAACAATGGTGTCGGTGAAAACCGTATCACGGTAGTTAGCCAGTGGATTAGCGATCATATGTACCTCCCATGTCCCTTCTGCCAGGCCTGTAAACATAAACATACCATCTGCTTCGGGAAGTGTCATGAAAGTATCTGTATCATGCACCACAGCTATGAATGCAGCAGCTTCAACTGGTTCCACAAATCCACGCAACTTACCTCCGAATGTTTCAGAAAATGCCCTTGCCACTGGATATATAAAATAGTTTCCGTTCAATTCACGTACAGACAGAGAGGCGTTTACATCAATAACAATACTGGATATTATATTTGCATAGAGCTCTGCATTAACATTATCTATAATTATCCCTTCCCTTATTTCGGGTGGCAGCTGCAGCGATATTGACTGTGAAGTATTGGAAATCATCCTGCTATTACTTCCGGGTATAAGTTTTATTTTTTGAAGTACTCCCCCCGCAGGAATGTACTGTTCCGCAAGCAAGACAGTTCTGCCGTTCATCAGTTTAAACAAGTTGTATTCACTTCCCTGAAAGCTGACAGGTATCCATTCGCCTTTACTGTTTTTAGAATCGTTGACAAACACCTCTATCCCATTTATATCAAGATAAAGCTCTTTAATGACAGGAGAAGCAGCATCAGTAAGCTTGATTCGCAGCCATGCGGCATTCTCACCGGGGTCATTATTCTGACAAGCAGTGATAAGCAGCAGTAAAAGAGCAACCAACAAACTATTTTTAATTGCGTTAAACAGCATAAGAAGTTGTTTATTTAAACATTTATAAAACACAAAGGTAAATAAATTCACTATCAGGAAGCAAAAAAAAAAACTATAGTACCCCCAATTAGGCAAATTTAATACATTATACGATATGGAGTCGATGTTTTTGTTTAAAAAACCTATATAAAACTTACCGGGAAAGTTGCACTTCTAAATTGAACTTAGCCTATATATCAGTAAATT
Protein-coding sequences here:
- a CDS encoding DUF4382 domain-containing protein, which gives rise to MLFNAIKNSLLVALLLLLITACQNNDPGENAAWLRIKLTDAASPVIKELYLDINGIEVFVNDSKNSKGEWIPVSFQGSEYNLFKLMNGRTVLLAEQYIPAGGVLQKIKLIPGSNSRMISNTSQSISLQLPPEIREGIIIDNVNAELYANIISSIVIDVNASLSVRELNGNYFIYPVARAFSETFGGKLRGFVEPVEAAAFIAVVHDTDTFMTLPEADGMFMFTGLAEGTWEVHMIANPLANYRDTVFTDTIVQGQITEIRPKPVRLKPV